The sequence GGAATAACTTTCGCATTCCTTGGTGTTTAGCATTATGGGATCTAGTCCTGACTTCCGCTGCTTCCTGGGCAAACATGCATCGTAGGATTGTGTTACTGTATCCTTCGATAGAGCACATTTTCGTTTATAAAGAAGCATGCCGCTTTCTTTTGTATCTTTAGCACTACTTGTATGTCTTTTGGTAATTTATTATGCTGAAGATAATCGACGTACGGCTGCCTCAAATCGACTTCTTCTACTATGCATATTTCTGCAGGTTGCGGCGGAGCTTGACAATCGGCACAATTATCCTGAATGGTTGCCGCTTGCACTGACATGCTTGGCCAATATACCTCGAGTCGTTGGAGCTTCCTATAGAGGCGTACAGTACCAGTCTgcccgcagatttcttcatgtatttcTCGTAATATTTTCTCCGCTTCTTTATTGTTTTCGCATCTGGCGAGTGATCCCCCGCTGGTCGGTAGTATAGTGCCCCTTGTATTACCAAAAATTGTTTCAGAACCTTGGTGTGCATGATGCGATCTTCATTAATTTTTGCCAAATCTTCAACGTATACCTTCCTCCAATCATCCGTCTCGTCGAATGCCAAGTCCTCTTTCCAGGTGCTAGGCAGTTCTTTCCTTTTCACAGTTACCGTTCCTCCGTCTTCGCTATTTAGCCGCATCTTTCTTGCTAGGGTGGCTAGCGCATCCGCATGCCGGTTGCCGCTCCTGCATGTATGCTCTACTATTGATCTCATTTGAGAGATAAGGCTTCTCGCTTCCGTCCGGTGCTAGGTGTGCTTCCTTAACATGAAAATCCCCATTCACTTGGATTGTTACCAGTTTGGAATCTCCATTCACCTCCATGCTTCCAAGGTTGAGCTCTTTGGCTATCCTTAGACCTAGTATCAATACCTCATATTCAGCCACGTTATTACTACatgggaaatccaacttgaaagaGTAAGACATGAGATCGCCTTGTGGGGCTTCAAACACTACCCATGCTCCTCCTCCAATCCCGTAGTATGACCCGTCAAAATACATGGCCCAAGGTTTTTCCGTTTCAACAACTGCCCTTTTCGGGGTATATTTTCATGCACTTCGTCGGTACCTTCTTCTGAGAACATCGCCAGTAAGTCTGCTATCGCTTGGCCCCGCACTCCTCTAGGTCTCTGATATTTTAGC comes from Papaver somniferum cultivar HN1 chromosome 7, ASM357369v1, whole genome shotgun sequence and encodes:
- the LOC113294853 gene encoding uncharacterized protein LOC113294853; the encoded protein is MYFDGSYYGIGGGAWVVFEAPQGDLMSYSFKLDFPCSNNVAEYEVLILGLRIAKELNLGSMEVNGDSKLVTIQVNGDFHVKEAHLAPDGSEKPYLSNEINSRAYMQERQPACGCASHPSKKDAAK